One window of the Candidatus Chryseobacterium colombiense genome contains the following:
- a CDS encoding glycosyl hydrolase has protein sequence MKIKNIVKLSVLCFAFGNLSAQNPWPKATNTAQPWTRWWWMGSAVDEKGLDKQLTTLSNAGFGGVEIVPIYGARGFENKYINYLSPEWMKMLQFTTDKAKSLKMGVDMAVGTGWPIGGPQVDEQDAATKMIVQIYEIQPNEKFSENIVLKDEKQKNLKTIKLDIVTAYNEKNEAVVLTDKINADGTLNWKPTSGKWTIYAVFVGKTLQKVKRAAPGGDGYTLDHFSPDATKDYLKTFDKAFGNSNYGIRSFFNDSYEVYNADWTTDFKEEFKKRRGYDLAPYIKYLVEDNESEMAGRIKSDYRETMSELILHNFTENFTNWAHSKNSKNTNQAHGSPGNLLDLYVAVDIPESETFGSTKFDIQGLKRNVEDINTKEVPDINMLKFASSAANITGKPLISNESFTWLTEHFKTSWSQVKPEAEQIFLSGINHIFYHGTTYTPTDVQFPGWLFYASTNFVPENSLWPNIKDLNSYIERTQSVLQNGKSDNEILMYWPIYDQWASPKGKDMAFKIHNIEKWLHPTVFYENLEKLGISGYSLDMISDKMIGEAKFENQNIQVSKNGGSYKVLIIPQLNYFSESTLKNILNLAQNGASVIFQSEPKNVPGNFEVEKRRNELQFLWTQIPFQQDGNVKSATFGKGKIVLSSDVEKALEYLKIEREKLVDTGLKFVRRKFDGGKYYYIVNHTSKAINQNIPLNFIGKHVALMNPENGNFGIAETQNNSVKVQLKSGESLIIKASETPDNSISKWKYVDKTETPIILNQPWQLTFKEGGPELPKSKTLNKLQSWTNFTEDASTQSFSGTGVYTTSFKLNKKADDFVLKFDKLYESAKVIVNGQDAGIVWSLPFEINVGKYLKKGKNTIQIEVSNLMANRIRYMDQNKIQWRNYHEINFVNIDYKPFDASNWKVQPSGLDGEIQLIPVFYTK, from the coding sequence ATGAAAATCAAAAATATAGTCAAACTCAGCGTTCTCTGTTTTGCCTTCGGAAATCTTTCCGCACAGAATCCGTGGCCAAAGGCGACCAACACCGCTCAGCCGTGGACGCGCTGGTGGTGGATGGGGAGTGCCGTTGACGAAAAAGGCCTGGATAAACAATTGACAACCCTTTCCAATGCAGGTTTCGGTGGAGTTGAAATTGTTCCGATTTACGGAGCGAGAGGCTTTGAAAATAAATACATCAATTACCTTTCTCCGGAATGGATGAAAATGTTGCAATTCACTACAGATAAAGCTAAAAGCCTGAAAATGGGCGTTGATATGGCTGTAGGAACAGGCTGGCCAATTGGCGGACCGCAAGTTGATGAGCAGGATGCGGCGACAAAAATGATTGTTCAGATTTATGAGATTCAACCGAATGAAAAATTTTCTGAAAATATTGTTTTAAAAGACGAAAAACAGAAAAATTTAAAAACCATAAAACTTGACATCGTTACCGCTTACAATGAAAAAAATGAAGCGGTAGTTTTAACCGATAAAATCAATGCAGACGGAACTTTAAATTGGAAACCAACCTCTGGAAAATGGACAATTTATGCAGTTTTTGTAGGTAAAACGTTGCAGAAAGTAAAACGTGCCGCTCCGGGTGGTGACGGCTATACTTTAGATCATTTTTCGCCTGATGCGACCAAAGATTATCTGAAAACTTTCGATAAAGCTTTTGGAAATTCAAACTATGGAATTCGTTCGTTTTTCAATGATAGTTATGAGGTTTATAATGCCGATTGGACGACGGATTTTAAAGAAGAATTCAAAAAAAGAAGAGGTTACGATTTAGCTCCTTACATTAAATATTTGGTAGAGGATAATGAAAGTGAGATGGCTGGAAGAATAAAATCGGATTATCGTGAAACGATGAGCGAACTGATTCTTCATAATTTCACCGAAAATTTCACGAATTGGGCACATTCCAAAAACTCCAAAAATACAAATCAGGCACACGGTTCACCGGGAAATTTGCTGGATTTATATGTGGCAGTCGATATTCCGGAATCTGAAACTTTCGGAAGCACAAAATTCGATATTCAGGGTTTGAAAAGGAATGTGGAAGACATCAATACAAAAGAAGTTCCCGATATCAATATGCTGAAATTCGCATCTTCAGCGGCAAATATTACGGGAAAGCCTTTGATTTCCAACGAATCTTTCACTTGGTTGACAGAGCATTTCAAAACGTCCTGGTCACAGGTAAAACCAGAAGCGGAACAGATTTTTTTATCAGGAATCAATCATATTTTTTACCACGGAACGACTTATACGCCGACTGATGTTCAGTTTCCTGGCTGGCTATTTTATGCTTCGACGAATTTTGTTCCTGAAAACAGTTTGTGGCCAAACATTAAAGACTTAAATTCTTACATTGAGCGAACGCAATCTGTTTTGCAAAACGGAAAATCAGACAACGAAATCCTGATGTACTGGCCGATTTACGACCAATGGGCGAGTCCGAAAGGGAAAGATATGGCGTTCAAAATTCATAATATTGAGAAATGGCTGCACCCGACTGTGTTTTATGAAAACCTTGAGAAATTAGGAATATCCGGCTATTCTTTGGATATGATTTCGGATAAAATGATTGGTGAAGCAAAGTTTGAAAATCAAAATATTCAGGTTTCAAAAAATGGAGGTTCTTATAAAGTTTTAATTATTCCTCAACTGAATTATTTCTCTGAATCAACCTTAAAAAATATTTTAAACTTGGCTCAGAATGGCGCTTCAGTGATTTTCCAAAGCGAACCTAAAAATGTTCCGGGAAATTTTGAAGTGGAAAAAAGAAGAAATGAATTACAATTTTTATGGACTCAAATTCCTTTTCAGCAAGACGGAAATGTAAAATCAGCAACCTTCGGAAAAGGGAAAATTGTTTTGAGCTCTGATGTTGAAAAAGCGTTGGAATATTTAAAAATTGAAAGAGAAAAATTAGTCGATACGGGATTGAAATTTGTCAGAAGAAAATTTGACGGAGGGAAATATTATTACATCGTCAATCATACTTCGAAAGCAATCAATCAAAATATTCCGTTAAATTTTATTGGAAAACACGTCGCTTTGATGAATCCTGAAAACGGCAATTTTGGAATTGCAGAAACGCAGAATAATTCGGTCAAAGTTCAATTAAAATCAGGAGAATCTTTAATTATAAAAGCTTCAGAAACTCCGGACAATTCAATTTCAAAATGGAAATACGTTGATAAAACAGAAACTCCAATTATTTTAAACCAACCTTGGCAACTGACTTTCAAAGAAGGTGGGCCTGAACTTCCGAAATCAAAAACCTTGAATAAGCTTCAATCTTGGACAAATTTCACAGAAGATGCTTCAACACAAAGCTTTTCAGGAACAGGAGTTTACACAACTTCATTTAAATTAAATAAAAAAGCCGACGATTTTGTACTGAAGTTTGACAAATTATATGAAAGCGCAAAAGTGATTGTCAACGGACAGGACGCAGGGATTGTCTGGAGCCTTCCGTTTGAAATCAACGTCGGAAAATA
- a CDS encoding rhamnogalacturonan acetylesterase produces MKKELSFLVLLICSFYFGQQTIFKFDFGGDRVEKGFIPITSTSKFDRKIGYGFMDISGLKSVDNGGNALTGDFITSDKPFYFSVVIPEGNYDIKLNLGDTKGSSETTVRVENRRLMLSDVKTKQGEIIEKQISVHVKDSIIRNQNGEKIGIVKLKPRETKYLHWDNLLTIEFNDKAPKVCSVIIQPNKTTKTIYLTGDSTVVDAQYEPWASWGQMLPYFFVPNEVVIANYAESGETLKAFEDRHRIDKIWNKIKSGDYLFIQFGHNDQKAGNSVKSGYRKRLKEWIQKAKQLGAIPVLVTSMNRRVFDENNKIVNTLDDFPDAMREIAKEEKVDLIDLNALSKNLFEAMGPEAAKKAFVHYPANSYPNQPKDLADDTHFNPYGAYELAKCVVKSIVDEKLPLSKYVSKNYKGFDPNKPDNVEKFHWPESVFMESLKPDGN; encoded by the coding sequence ATGAAGAAAGAATTATCATTTTTAGTACTATTGATCTGTTCATTTTATTTTGGACAGCAAACCATTTTCAAATTTGATTTTGGCGGAGACAGAGTGGAAAAAGGTTTTATTCCTATTACTTCAACTTCAAAATTTGATAGAAAAATCGGTTATGGATTTATGGATATTTCCGGTTTAAAATCTGTTGATAACGGTGGAAATGCTTTAACGGGAGATTTTATCACAAGCGACAAACCTTTCTATTTTTCGGTGGTAATTCCTGAAGGGAATTATGATATTAAACTGAATTTAGGCGATACAAAAGGAAGTTCTGAAACTACAGTTCGTGTAGAAAATCGCCGTTTGATGTTAAGTGATGTCAAAACAAAACAAGGAGAAATTATCGAAAAACAAATTTCAGTTCACGTAAAAGACAGCATCATTAGAAATCAAAACGGCGAAAAAATCGGAATTGTAAAATTAAAACCGAGAGAAACAAAATATCTACACTGGGACAATTTGTTGACTATTGAATTTAATGATAAAGCTCCGAAAGTTTGCTCGGTAATTATTCAACCTAATAAAACGACGAAGACGATTTACTTGACGGGAGATTCTACGGTTGTTGATGCGCAGTACGAACCGTGGGCTTCTTGGGGACAAATGTTGCCGTATTTTTTTGTTCCGAATGAAGTGGTGATTGCCAATTATGCCGAAAGCGGAGAAACTTTGAAAGCCTTTGAAGACCGTCACCGAATCGATAAAATCTGGAATAAAATAAAATCTGGAGACTATTTATTCATTCAATTTGGGCACAACGACCAAAAAGCAGGAAACAGCGTAAAATCGGGTTATAGAAAAAGATTAAAAGAATGGATTCAAAAAGCAAAACAATTGGGTGCAATTCCGGTTTTGGTAACCTCAATGAATCGCAGAGTTTTTGATGAAAACAATAAAATTGTCAATACTTTAGATGACTTTCCTGATGCAATGCGGGAAATTGCAAAAGAAGAAAAAGTGGATTTGATTGATCTAAATGCATTAAGCAAAAACCTGTTCGAAGCAATGGGACCGGAAGCAGCGAAGAAAGCATTTGTTCATTATCCTGCAAATTCTTACCCGAATCAGCCGAAAGACTTGGCAGACGATACCCATTTTAATCCTTACGGAGCTTACGAATTGGCAAAATGTGTCGTGAAAAGTATTGTAGATGAAAAGTTGCCTTTGAGTAAATATGTGTCTAAAAATTATAAAGGTTTTGACCCGAATAAACCTGATAATGTCGAAAAATTCCACTGGCCGGAATCTGTTTTTATGGAATCTTTAAAGCCTGATGGAAATTAA
- a CDS encoding glycoside hydrolase family 2 TIM barrel-domain containing protein, translating into MSFSSKIFALLCVYSQLLFSQSKEIQFLTGKDAEHTKEWDFWISGGRKSGSWNKIQVPSQWEQQGFGSYNYGRDYVTYGKNFKFNDEIGLYKHKFSVPNSWKGKIINIVFEGSMTDTEVKINGKSAGATHQGAFYEFKYDISDKIQFGKENILEVKVSKMSADKSVNNAERLADYWILGGIFRPVYLEATSKEHISSTVIDAKADGTFRSNISLKGINSTNNLKVEIFDVKNNLVGESQVQIQKGDTLKQVQFSIKNPKLWTAETPNLYKAKFTLNKNKKTISQTEEKFGFRTIEIRKGDGIFINGTKVKMKGINRHVWWPETGRAVTENIDLMDVQFIKEMNMNAVRCSHYPPNKSFLKICDSLGLYVLDELAGWQKKYSTEVGKKLVKEMVVRDANHPSIIFWSNGNEGGHNFDLDNEFAKYDLSNRPVIHAHHKPGNAFNGIDCNHYEDYYSTKNILEGENIYMPTEFLHAQDDGGGGTSLADYWELHWNSKKGAGGFLWAFVDEGLVRTDFNNQIDVNAINAPDGVLGPHREKEGSFYAIREIYSPVKIDLKTFPNDFNGMIPVENRYHFTNLNECQFEWKLVEFKTPFSSESGFDVIKSGKVQSPNIQPTEKGNINLNLPANWKENEGLLLTATDSFGKEIYTWTWKLKSNDEISKQFSKTLAKEFPISVAENDSLFILKSDEKEFSIGKKDGLLKSVILDKKGKKMTFKNGPVFVNGKMELSSIKSFVEGQNQLIEVTYKNGNKILWKLNPNGILELNYEYSLSGDYQFSGVSFDYPENYVINAKWLGKGPYHVWKNRLQGQAYNVWQNLKNSTRTGQSPWIYPEFKGYFDDVSWLQLDTAEGKITVGTKEEKMFVRLFDFYGIYGAEGYPKLPSGNISFLDSIPPLGTVLAFNINDKTESLGLESEPNHLNGTFKRTLYFYFGLPDLGDENKQFTMPKENILTD; encoded by the coding sequence ATGAGTTTTTCTTCCAAAATATTTGCTTTATTATGTGTTTATTCACAACTCTTGTTTTCTCAGTCTAAAGAAATTCAATTCTTAACTGGGAAAGATGCTGAGCACACAAAAGAATGGGATTTTTGGATAAGCGGGGGACGAAAATCAGGAAGCTGGAATAAAATTCAGGTTCCTTCACAATGGGAACAGCAAGGATTTGGCTCGTACAATTATGGTCGGGATTATGTGACGTACGGCAAAAATTTCAAATTTAATGATGAAATAGGTCTTTACAAGCACAAATTCTCAGTCCCAAATTCCTGGAAAGGCAAAATCATTAACATTGTTTTCGAAGGTTCGATGACCGATACCGAAGTGAAAATCAATGGAAAATCAGCCGGAGCAACTCACCAAGGTGCTTTTTATGAATTTAAATATGATATTTCAGATAAAATACAGTTCGGAAAAGAAAATATTTTAGAAGTCAAAGTTTCCAAAATGTCGGCTGATAAATCGGTCAACAATGCGGAACGCTTAGCTGATTATTGGATTTTAGGTGGAATTTTCCGACCTGTTTATTTGGAAGCAACTTCGAAAGAACATATTTCATCAACGGTAATTGATGCTAAAGCAGACGGAACTTTCCGTTCGAATATTAGCTTGAAAGGAATTAATTCCACAAATAATTTGAAAGTTGAAATTTTTGATGTTAAAAATAATCTGGTCGGAGAATCTCAGGTTCAAATCCAAAAAGGCGATACTTTAAAACAGGTTCAGTTTTCCATTAAAAATCCGAAACTTTGGACGGCTGAAACACCGAATTTGTACAAAGCAAAATTCACTTTAAATAAAAACAAAAAAACAATCAGTCAAACCGAAGAAAAATTCGGTTTCAGAACCATAGAAATCCGAAAAGGCGACGGAATTTTCATCAACGGAACCAAGGTGAAAATGAAAGGCATCAACCGTCACGTTTGGTGGCCGGAAACGGGTAGAGCAGTTACGGAAAATATCGATTTAATGGACGTTCAGTTCATCAAAGAAATGAATATGAATGCCGTTCGCTGTTCTCATTATCCGCCGAATAAATCGTTTTTAAAAATTTGCGATTCGCTCGGTTTATACGTTTTGGATGAATTGGCGGGTTGGCAAAAAAAATACAGCACGGAAGTCGGGAAAAAGCTTGTGAAAGAAATGGTTGTGAGAGATGCCAATCATCCATCGATTATTTTCTGGAGCAACGGAAATGAAGGCGGACATAATTTTGATTTGGATAATGAGTTTGCAAAATACGACCTATCTAATCGTCCTGTCATTCACGCGCATCACAAGCCGGGAAACGCTTTCAACGGAATCGATTGCAATCATTACGAAGATTATTACAGCACAAAAAATATCCTTGAAGGTGAAAATATTTATATGCCGACCGAATTTCTCCACGCTCAGGACGATGGTGGTGGAGGGACTTCTTTAGCAGATTATTGGGAATTGCACTGGAATTCCAAAAAAGGAGCGGGCGGTTTTTTGTGGGCGTTTGTGGATGAAGGTTTGGTAAGAACGGATTTCAATAATCAAATCGATGTTAATGCAATCAACGCACCCGACGGAGTTTTGGGACCCCATCGTGAAAAAGAAGGAAGTTTTTACGCTATCCGTGAAATTTACAGTCCGGTAAAAATTGATTTGAAAACGTTTCCGAATGATTTTAATGGAATGATTCCTGTCGAAAACCGTTATCATTTTACGAATTTAAATGAATGTCAGTTTGAATGGAAATTAGTTGAATTTAAAACACCATTTTCTTCGGAATCCGGTTTTGATGTGATAAAATCAGGAAAAGTACAATCACCAAATATTCAACCGACAGAAAAAGGAAATATTAATTTAAATCTTCCTGCAAACTGGAAAGAAAATGAAGGCTTGTTATTAACAGCAACCGATTCTTTCGGAAAAGAAATTTACACCTGGACTTGGAAATTGAAATCTAATGATGAAATTTCAAAACAGTTTTCTAAAACTTTAGCTAAAGAATTTCCTATTTCTGTAGCCGAAAATGATTCATTATTTATCTTAAAATCAGACGAAAAAGAATTTTCAATCGGAAAGAAAGACGGATTATTAAAATCTGTTATTCTCGATAAGAAAGGCAAAAAAATGACCTTCAAAAACGGTCCTGTTTTCGTAAACGGAAAAATGGAATTGTCTTCCATCAAATCTTTTGTGGAAGGGCAAAATCAATTAATTGAAGTCACTTATAAAAACGGAAATAAAATTCTTTGGAAACTCAATCCCAATGGAATTTTAGAATTAAATTATGAATATTCTTTATCTGGAGACTATCAATTTTCGGGCGTAAGTTTCGACTATCCGGAAAATTATGTTATCAATGCAAAATGGCTCGGAAAAGGACCTTATCACGTTTGGAAAAACCGTTTGCAGGGACAGGCTTATAATGTTTGGCAGAACTTAAAAAATTCAACAAGAACCGGACAATCACCTTGGATTTATCCTGAATTTAAAGGTTATTTTGATGATGTTTCGTGGTTGCAACTCGATACTGCGGAAGGAAAAATAACAGTCGGAACCAAGGAAGAAAAAATGTTCGTCAGACTTTTTGATTTTTACGGAATTTATGGAGCAGAAGGTTATCCAAAATTACCAAGCGGAAATATTTCCTTCCTCGACTCAATTCCACCGTTGGGAACTGTTTTGGCGTTTAACATTAACGATAAAACTGAATCTTTAGGATTAGAAAGCGAACCGAATCATCTGAACGGAACATTTAAAAGAACCTTATATTTTTACTTCGGTTTGCCGGATTTGGGCGATGAAAATAAACAGTTTACAATGCCAAAAGAAAATATTTTAACAGATTAA
- a CDS encoding glycosyl hydrolase family 28 protein, whose product MKFHNIYNFTFSFLILFLFSINVKSQDKFPDGTAIPKWFKENKPTDINTLGKKYVITENGIKNDSTILQTKQFQAVVDLAAKNGGGVIIVPTGTFLISSIFFKQGTHLHLENGAKLKGSDDINDFPVVTTRIEGQTVKYFPALINADGLDGFTISGKGTLDGNGLRYWKSFWKRREWNPKCTNMDEMRPRIIYVSNSKNIQIEGITLKNSPFWSTHYYKSQFVKLLNLTILAPKAPVKAPSTDAIDIDACSNFLVKNCYMSVNDDAIALKGGKGPKADVDPNNGENRNIIIEDNTFGFCHSALTCGSESIHNYNIIFRNSTVKDASRLLHLKMRPDTPQHYEYIMLDNIKGNVKTFLYVKGWNQFFDLKGEEKPKMRLANNITLKNIDISCETAFDIEKSDLYELKDFKFENLKIKALKSEEQNLNAIQNLKQTKVRVTKLASLTKSYDKKDDSDIAAK is encoded by the coding sequence ATGAAATTTCACAATATATATAACTTCACATTCTCTTTTTTAATACTTTTTCTTTTTTCAATAAACGTAAAAAGTCAGGACAAATTCCCGGACGGAACTGCCATTCCGAAATGGTTTAAAGAAAACAAACCAACAGATATTAATACATTAGGAAAAAAATATGTTATCACAGAAAATGGCATCAAGAATGACAGTACAATTCTTCAGACCAAACAATTTCAAGCTGTTGTTGACTTGGCAGCTAAAAATGGAGGAGGCGTTATTATCGTTCCGACAGGAACTTTTTTAATCAGTTCAATTTTCTTTAAACAAGGAACTCATTTGCATTTAGAAAACGGAGCAAAATTAAAAGGAAGCGATGATATTAATGATTTTCCTGTAGTCACCACAAGAATAGAAGGTCAAACCGTGAAATATTTTCCCGCTTTAATTAACGCAGATGGATTGGATGGTTTCACAATTTCCGGAAAAGGAACACTTGACGGAAATGGCTTGAGATATTGGAAATCATTCTGGAAAAGACGCGAATGGAATCCTAAATGTACCAATATGGACGAAATGAGACCTAGAATTATCTATGTTTCCAATTCAAAAAATATTCAGATTGAAGGAATTACCCTTAAAAATTCACCCTTCTGGAGCACACATTATTATAAATCCCAATTCGTAAAATTATTAAACTTAACGATTCTTGCTCCGAAAGCTCCAGTAAAGGCGCCAAGTACGGACGCTATTGATATTGATGCCTGTTCAAATTTTCTGGTGAAGAACTGTTACATGTCAGTAAATGATGACGCAATTGCTTTAAAAGGAGGAAAAGGTCCAAAAGCAGACGTTGACCCAAATAACGGAGAAAACAGGAACATCATCATCGAAGACAATACTTTCGGATTCTGCCATTCTGCATTGACTTGCGGAAGCGAATCTATTCATAATTACAATATCATTTTCAGAAATTCTACGGTGAAAGATGCTTCAAGATTACTGCATTTGAAAATGCGTCCCGATACGCCCCAACATTACGAATACATTATGCTCGACAACATCAAAGGAAACGTAAAAACGTTCTTATATGTAAAAGGCTGGAACCAGTTTTTTGATCTGAAAGGGGAAGAAAAACCTAAAATGAGATTAGCCAATAATATTACACTAAAAAATATTGATATCAGTTGTGAAACCGCTTTTGATATTGAAAAATCAGACTTGTATGAGCTGAAAGATTTTAAGTTTGAAAATTTGAAAATCAAAGCATTGAAGTCTGAGGAGCAAAATTTAAACGCTATTCAGAATTTAAAGCAAACTAAAGTTAGGGTAACGAAACTAGCTTCTCTTACGAAATCTTACGATAAAAAAGACGATTCCGATATTGCCGCAAAATAA
- a CDS encoding glycine-rich protein — protein MKKITQQSKIKIWGLKTKTSFLILFGAILYFTQIQAQTFSYTGAVQSVTLAAGSYQIEMWGADGGDALKGTGGKGGYSTGTLTVATSTTYYIYVGGKGSTATSSTPGGWNGGGSCLGTYTTGYNGGTGGGGTDIRTTQNTTYADRIIVAGGGGGGTGYSTYTGNGGNGGGTAGSNGGSSRGATYAGGGGSQTAGGTSATGGITSYSLAGALGTGGSYSSTGTLGGTAGGGGYYGGGSGHWGGAGGGGSSYVGGVTGGVTIQYGQAGFVSNPDTTGNGRVTITNSSLSTSEVSTKSTINIYPNPTTDFLNVTKVSDKATYKIYNPAGQLVSKGYMNGGIINVSALTKGTYVIAIEDRGNDLFTSKFIKK, from the coding sequence ATGAAAAAAATTACACAACAATCAAAGATTAAGATATGGGGATTAAAAACTAAAACCTCATTTTTAATATTATTTGGCGCAATTTTATATTTCACTCAAATACAAGCACAAACTTTCTCTTATACAGGAGCTGTACAATCGGTAACCCTTGCTGCAGGTTCTTATCAGATAGAAATGTGGGGAGCTGATGGAGGTGATGCACTTAAGGGAACTGGCGGTAAAGGTGGATATAGTACAGGGACTTTAACGGTTGCCACCTCTACAACTTATTATATTTATGTTGGCGGTAAGGGAAGCACGGCAACGAGTTCAACACCTGGCGGATGGAATGGTGGTGGCAGCTGTTTAGGCACATATACTACCGGTTATAACGGAGGAACTGGCGGTGGCGGAACTGATATCAGGACTACTCAAAATACTACCTATGCGGACAGAATAATTGTTGCTGGCGGCGGCGGCGGCGGTACCGGTTATAGTACTTATACTGGAAATGGAGGCAATGGAGGCGGTACTGCTGGAAGTAATGGGGGAAGTAGTCGTGGGGCAACTTATGCAGGGGGTGGTGGAAGTCAAACAGCAGGCGGTACATCTGCAACTGGAGGGATAACCTCTTATTCTTTAGCTGGAGCATTAGGAACTGGCGGAAGCTATTCAAGTACAGGAACTTTGGGTGGTACTGCTGGTGGCGGTGGATATTATGGTGGTGGTAGTGGACACTGGGGAGGAGCTGGCGGCGGCGGTTCTTCCTACGTGGGTGGTGTAACAGGTGGTGTAACTATACAGTATGGTCAAGCAGGTTTTGTTTCCAATCCTGATACTACGGGTAACGGGAGGGTTACTATCACCAATTCTTCGTTGTCAACATCTGAAGTAAGTACCAAGAGTACTATAAATATTTATCCCAACCCAACGACAGATTTCTTAAACGTAACAAAAGTTTCAGATAAAGCAACATATAAAATTTATAACCCCGCAGGGCAATTAGTAAGTAAAGGATATATGAATGGTGGAATAATTAATGTTTCGGCATTGACAAAAGGTACTTATGTGATTGCTATTGAAGATAGAGGAAACGATTTGTTTACATCTAAGTTTATTAAGAAGTAG